DNA sequence from the Dehalococcoidia bacterium genome:
AGTACGACCCGGCCAGGGAGATACTCATCACCGTCGGTGTCAGCGAGGGCCTGGACCTGGCGATGCGCTCCATTCTGGACCCCGGCGACGAGGTCATCATCCCCGAGCCTACCTACGTCTCTTACATACCCTGCGTCACGCTGGCGGGCGGTACGTTCGTCCCGGCGCCTACCTCCGTCGAGAACGGGTTCAAGGCGCGGGCCGCGGACATCGAGGCGCGGGTCACGCCACGCACGCGGGCCATCGTCGTCGGCTACCCCAACAATCCCACCGGCGCGGTGATAGAGCGGGCCGAGTTCAAGAAGATCGCGGAGGTCGCACGCCGCCACGACCTGCTCCTGGTGTCCGACGAGATTTACGACAGGCTTGTCTATGGCGTGCAGCACGTCTGCGTCGCCGCCCTGCCCGGGGCGCGGGAGCGGACCATTCTCCTGGGGGGCATGTCCAAGGCGTACGCCATGACCGGGTGGCGCATCGGCTTCGCGGCGGCGCCCGCGGAGATCATTGAGGGCATGATGAAGGTGCACCAGTACACCATGCTCTGCGCGCCCACCCTCAGCCAGCTCGCCGCCGTCGAGGCGCTCCGCATGGGAGAAGAGGATGTCTTGAGGATGATGGAGGAGTACGACCGCCGCCGCAGGATCATTGTGCGGGGGCTGAACACCATCGGTCTGCCCTGCGTCGAGCCGCGGGGCGCGTTCTACGCCTTCCCCTCGATACGGGCGACCGGCCTGAGCAGCCAGCAGTTCGCCGAGAAGCTGCTGATGGAGGAGAAGGTGGCGGTGGTCCCCGGCGACGCCTTCGGCCCGTCGGGCGAGGGCTACGTGCGCTGTTGCTACGCCGTCGCCGCCGAGCAGATAGAGGAGGCGTTGGTGCGCATCGGGCGCTTCGTGCAGCGCCACAAGGTATAGCGCCGGGCTCCACGTCAGCCCCGCTCGCCCCCCCCGTATACGGCGCGGCGTATCTGCTACACGTTGCGCTTGCATTTTCCTTTCGAAAGGTGTAGCATAGCTTCCGGTGGTTTCCTGCGCTGGTTTCGTCCTCCCGATTTACTTCGGATCGGATGGCCTCCCTGGAGCCAACTACTAGAAAGAAGGAGGTCATCCATGAGCTACACCGACAAGACGATTACCTGCTCTGATTGCGGCGCGACGTTTACGTTCAGCGCCAGCGAGCAAGAGAGCTTCGCACAGCGCGGTTACACCAACGAGCCCAAGCGGTGCTTGGCGTGCCGCAATGCGCGTAAGACGGAGCGGGGCGGCAGCAGCGGCAGCGG
Encoded proteins:
- a CDS encoding aminotransferase class I/II-fold pyridoxal phosphate-dependent enzyme, which codes for MAAGSRQTPVAQRSRLSERVRQLSPSGIRRFFDLIATMEGVISLGVGEPDFVTPWRIREAAIHAIEKGFTHYTSNFGLLELRQAVAQNLAARYGVEYDPAREILITVGVSEGLDLAMRSILDPGDEVIIPEPTYVSYIPCVTLAGGTFVPAPTSVENGFKARAADIEARVTPRTRAIVVGYPNNPTGAVIERAEFKKIAEVARRHDLLLVSDEIYDRLVYGVQHVCVAALPGARERTILLGGMSKAYAMTGWRIGFAAAPAEIIEGMMKVHQYTMLCAPTLSQLAAVEALRMGEEDVLRMMEEYDRRRRIIVRGLNTIGLPCVEPRGAFYAFPSIRATGLSSQQFAEKLLMEEKVAVVPGDAFGPSGEGYVRCCYAVAAEQIEEALVRIGRFVQRHKV
- a CDS encoding zinc-ribbon domain containing protein, whose product is MSYTDKTITCSDCGATFTFSASEQESFAQRGYTNEPKRCLACRNARKTERGGSSGSGFGQQSQRREMFSAVCATCGQQTQVPFQPRGTKPVYCSDCFRKVQQTSSR